The Acanthopagrus latus isolate v.2019 chromosome 1, fAcaLat1.1, whole genome shotgun sequence genomic interval gttttagtataaaataagtGTACTTGTAGTACACTTGAATAAACTGCTTTTTGCTAAGGAGCACTGATGGAAAAGTGCAATATGTTGTTATTTGTTGGTATTTTGATACCTTTTTTGTTGCCATCACACCGGGTCATCGTTGCTATGAATAAAGGCAGACTGCATCTGCTTCCTTTTTAGCGAGGGGCCTTTAGAAAAGAGGAAGACTTCAGGTATATTTCAACATGTAAATTAAAAGTATCGTTACTGGAAACTGCAGAACAGTTCAGCAGCAAAACTGAAGGTGATTCTCAGCTTTTCAGTCTGGGGAAGTTCTGTGATATGTTGTAATTTTACCAGTAGCACAGTCGCCTGCTGGAGCAAAAAGGACAATGGGGCAAGGTTACAATTAGGATTTAATTTTTTCTCAAATGGTCACTAGAGGAGTGGTTCTTTGAGCACTTGGGCAGGTCAGAAGCATGCTCAGGGAGAAATTATGATTTTCCTGTAAAAGCCTGACTGGCTgaataaaggtttttttttgcaatattgtGTCTTCCTTGTTACTGTAAGATGTGAACTGTGAATTGAAACTAagtggcctctctctctcctcccacaggCTTGCTGTATATGGCGGGGATTTGTTTCTCATGTGAACCGGGCTTCAGCAAAATAGGCCCCAAGTGTTTTGGTAATAATCTGTCATCACTATGGATTTCAACCAATCCTcttctgtcttgtttctgtCCACCAATACCTTAGTCTGGCTTCTTCTTAGAAAGCTGTGCTGTTCCCATCCTACAATTAAGAACCCCTTTCTGGAGTTGATCACCAAAAATTGGCTGTTTTGACAAcattccttttcatttttccattttagtCATTTAAGCGCTGTCCCGACTGcatcacaatgaaaacaaacatgtatatTATTAGGTGTGTCACTAAGATTGTATTGTCACGGCTATTTACCTCTTCAGATATAAACGAGTGCGAGGAAATCCCAGACAGCTGTGGGGACAACACGGAGTGTTTCAATACGAATGGCAGCTATTACTGTCAGTGCAAACCAGGATTCAAAAACCACAAAGGCACACTCAACTTCACAGCAGTAAATGGACAATGCCtaggtgagtttgtgtgtgtgtgtgtgtgtgtgtgtgtgtgcgtgcgtgtgtgtgtgtgaccagtGTCTTGATCAACTAGTCTGATTCATCTCCATTTGCTCCTCTGTCAGATTACAATGAGTGCCTCGATTCTGTCAACATCTGCGGTCTCGGCGGTAATTGCTCCAACCGGATCGGGAGCTATGAGTGCATCTGCCAATTTGGGTACACCAACCACAACAGCAGGGAACCCTGCATCGGTGAGTAGCATCTACTCTTTTGTGTGCACACTAATCGTGTTGAGGTTTATTGGCGCTATGCTGAGAGTCAGATGAGGAACAATTTGCTCAGCAGAATCCTCAAGACCGGATGGAGGAGGTGTGAAAGTCAGCAGTGCTGGAACTTCCCTTGTTTAATGTATGTCACACAGCTGCTCTTGTTATGTCATGTGTGTATAACCATGGATAAGCAACACCATTCAATAGTATGAAAGTGGGCGCtgttaacaacaacagaaacgtAGGACAACAGAATTCAGATCGCAGCAGGATGCAGTCACGCAAGTTTGGGGGTTGGGTATCTTGCCCAGAGACATGCAGACCgggggaatcgaaccagtgaccttccgataacaagacgctggctctcAAAGAATTATTGTGATTTTCGCATTTGCTAACATTTTTTCTGTGTCGGGGCAGCAGCCGTGTCTGCGTTCGGGGACGTAATGAAGTCACTCGTTTATCCAAAACACCAGCCTCTGTGTTAAAAGGCATCAGCACCATTAATACTGCCAAGAAATCCAGTTCAAACGTTAACTTAGCTTAACAGCCAAGAGATTGTAGTGGTATTTTCCCCGTTTCCTTGAGCTGCTCAGCGAGGAATCGAAACAACAACCCCAGTTGTTTACAGGGATAAGGGCATGTTTCTCATGTTCAGATTAAGCTCTGTATAATTACCAAAGGAATCAGGGGGCTCACAGTTTAGGACAAGGAACATTTCCAAAATTAAAACTGCCTGTCGTGAGCTGATCTCAAAAAGGTCACACATGCTTTCGTTTCATTATGATTCAACTGCCATAACTCCCTTTACTTTGACCTTAACAACAAAGCCAACTCCTTGCTCCCACTATTTCAAATTGCAGCTTTTAACCAACCTTGGCAAGGCGGCAGCTCGTGCCACTGGTTTCCGGGAAAGAGATCTGTCTCTAAGATTGTTTTAGCAACAAAGTGAGACTCACACGGCCGTGCCCGTGGTTACACTGCGGAGATGTTTGTTCCGTTTGCAACGCCTGCTACATTCAGATTTGCCTCTGACTTCATTGCcccttgtgtctctgctgtctctccttATGCAGACATAAACGAATGCAATGAAGCTGAAAGGGAAGGCAAAGACCTCTGTGGAGCAGAAGGAActtgtaaaaacactgatggGGGTTACCGGTGCAGGTGTACAAAAGGGTACACTAATTATGGCAACGACAGGACCCGATGCTCAAGTgagtgcacacacgcacatgcagaTGTCTTCATAGTAGCTGCTGTCgcctttttaaaacacttctCTGTCCGCTGAATCTTACGCTGTGTGGTGTAGCTGTCTGTATCTTCTGGGCCcctagttttctttttcttctcctccttctcacttTACTGTCTGTGTTGAGTCATCTGATTCTAGATAATCCGTGGTGTAGGTCTCTCAAGATAATGGAGATGAGTTTCTGTTTAGTCCTGCAAGACAGATTTTATCACACTCCTTTGCTCGCAATGAATGGTAAAGTCAAATCAGTCCAAACTTGTGAGATAAGAGTAATGTTTCTTTCCACTCTATCTAGAGCTTACCTGCAACAGCTTCAATGCCAACAGCGGGCCTGCTCCGGTAAGCTGCACGTTTAAATActatattacattattattacaattCTGCATGCAGCAACAATTAGAAATAAATTCGAGGCAAATCATTTGGTTTGGTAACTTTGGTTGtaaacaacagaatgtgaagaaataacaattttgaaattattttgtctATATATTGTTGCGGgtatatctactgaagttagcatggtAGCCAGCTAGCCCTGTCCCACCCCTGCACAAAGCACCTGTTAACGTCGTAAACACAAAAGTTCCCCCGATGCTCCCTCCAAGCGCTCAGTAAGGAAAATTTAGCAGTAGTTAGCGGTTTCGCTGGTAATATGCTGCCCCCAGGTGGCCAATTCTTTGTATTGCACCTTTCAgttcaaaataatacaaaaaaagtcCTCTAATTTGCAAAAGAGTTTGTGCGCTCGCTTGTCACTGATTTTGCAAATCAGAGTTAACATGCAAAATGTGTGATGGAAGCAGAACGGACTTTGCCTCTCTAtagctgatttgtttttgcactTGTCCGTGCTAGGAGTATAAGGTCAAGTGTCTTTTGTTAAAGAAGATTTTCAGctcatttcctttatttattgCCATGTAGGGTTTAGTTTACGTGAACTTCATTATAAGGCAAACTAAATAGTCTCTTTATTCTCTGTCTCAAAGTCACTTGGAGGCCTGGCAGACATTGTGGTCATGatgagaaacagctgtttggCCCTGTCTAACCCCAGCGGTGAGGTGAAAGCTGATGGCGAGGCGCTACTGGAGGTCAGAGCAGcagatacaaaaacacaaacacacccattATAACGCTCGCAACACACGTGCAGCATTCTCATTTCCCCCTCTTGTTTCCTGCACCAGAAACTTTTCACAGCGACCGAGGCCATCCTGACCCCTGGTCACCTGGACAGCAGCGAAGACGTGAGCCAACTGCTCGGCACAGTGGAGAACGCCATCATGCTCATTGGTCCGCAGCTCAAACATAACCGCACCAAGATAGAGACCACAGAGACAGGTAACAGCGTCCACAAGCTCAGCTGCGATTCAAATAcagtgagaaggaaaaaaaaaatctgaactgtGTCACTTCAAATGAGTTGTCTGTTCAAGTAGACGCAGAGATCGCAGTGCAGAGAGGACAGACTCGACCCACTGGACAAATACATCTGACCAATGAGAACGCTGCGCTCGACACCGACTGGACAACAGCAGCTGGGACGGAATCGTACCCTGGTaaacttctcttctcttctcttctcttctcttctcttctcttctcttctcttctctgccaCAGTGTTCATGTATATCAAATACTTTTCATGTCTCTTATCATTGGCCTTTACAGATTTTGCCATGGCTGCATTGTTGAGCTACAAGAACCTCGAGATTTCTGTTAACCAGTCCTTCGAGGAGCTCACAGGACGTGAAAACGATATCGCGGTCCCCTCCTCCTTAAACGTCTCCTCTAAAGTCGTGTCCGTTGTGGTCTCAAACCCATCCACTCAGAACTTGAACAGCCCTATCAAGATTACCCTGAGACATCTTCAGGTAATCCAACTTCTCCTGGTGTTTTCATTGAGGTTCTTACTTCTACCACTGTCGTACCTCTTTCGAAACGTcctcatgaataaataaaagaacgATAGCAGTATGGGAATATGAATGTGATTCTGACATAATGGTTTTGTGTTGATCATAGGACAGAGAGGAGTCAAGAGAGTTGAAATACATCTGTGCGTACTGGAGTGAGAGAGGGACCTGGTCCACAGATGGTTGCTATCATCAGCACTCCAACgccacacacactgtgtgcacCAGTGAACATCTGAGCAGCTTTGCTGTGCTAATGGCACTCTACCCCATGaaggtaagacacacacacacacacactctctataaaagcaaaaGTATGTTAATCTCACAAAGGCATTTAATGTTGGAATGTTTCTTTAATGTAAGCGTAGACTTTGAAAGTCGTGTGTAAAGGCACCACCTCATTTGCTACCATATcattgattttcacattttagctttattgtatgtattttttcataatgaacattttaatCCATGTTGTCACCTTTCATGACAGTGCTATCGTCAGCACAATCTCACTGTTTCATCCAGTCACGTCCCCGTAGGCCTGGCTTAGCAATCACGACAGCTCCTACCAAATTCAGCCAGATTTCTGTTACGCATGACAACAAGTATGCTAATATTTTAATATGTTAACCTACTAGAGGTTGCTGTATAGGTAAAACACTGTACACAGACAAAGTGATTTAGCCTTTGTGGGTTTTAAGCCCAAAGCCCAAATAGTAGTCTGGCTTATTTCTTTACCAGGCAAAGTGTGGTGGTCAATAAAtgtgcttttctctctctccctcccttgtCACCTGTCAGTGTGAGGCTGTAAATGATGACCTTATAACTCCGATTAAACGCCTTTGGACTTGTCGTTGTCTCCTCTTCTAGCACACCTTTGGCCTCAAATTGGTGAGCATGATAGGGCTGATCGTCTCCCTGCTGTGTCTCATCCTGTGCATCCTGACGTTCAAGTTCTGCCGCTCCATACAAGGGACCCGCACCAccatccacctccacctctgcatCTGTCTCTTCCTGGCAGACCTCATCTTTCTCGCTGGTATTTCACAAACAACACCAAAGGTATGTTTGTGCGTGAAAATAGTGACTTCAGTTACACGGAGTGCAATAGTCTGACTACTGACCTACCCTTTAGTAAGAAAATAATTAAGGCTAAGATGTTTACCATGGCTTGAAGTCGTCCACTTATCCTGCTTGGTTAAACAGTGAAGGGAACCTTCACATTCATGTTCCGGCGATATTATTCAGCCCATCTTGCCCTTCGATACCGATTCCAGTGAATATGTAATTAGCACCCTTGATGTGTACTCAACCCTGCGCACCCGCTCTAAACATTGTGTGCTAATGCTTGTAGCTTAGCAATTAAAATCAGGATTTTGGCTATAAAAGGGTGAAACGaaagtattttcaaatcaatttgaggGTTCCAGAGACTTGGGTGATGCTGGCCGAGCcctatggagccatttcatgtgtttttcaaattgaTGTTAAGCCTTTTAAAAGTTGTTCAGGTGAATGCTGCAAcgccgttttgctgtgaagctccagaaatgttttgtgaataacagATAATGACTGTAATTTCATCTCTGGGGGAACTTCTCCTTAGAGTTGTCTTATTCTTTTGCACCAAGAGTTTGAATGCAAGACTTTGACTTACGGAAGTTCTTCTTTCACCAACCATCTTCATCTAATTAATCTGACTTTGACGCAACAATCTAATCATAATAACCACAAATGATTGCGTCTCGTTCAAACTCTTATCTAAATCCCGTCACTGCTGTAATtgcagtgacatttcatttgctCACTCCTTCCTCGctgatcttttctctcttcatgttGTCATATTAAATGACAGGGCGGCTGCAGGTTTGTTGCAGCATTGCTCCATTACTTCTTCCTGGGAGTGTTTACCTGGATGCTGTTGGAGGGGGTGCAGCTGTACCGTATGGTGGTCCTGGTGTTCAATGCCACCATCCGGCCCCTCTACTTATTCCTCAGTGGTTACGGGACGCCACTTGCCATCGTCATTATATCTGGCATCATTAGGCCGCAGGGATACGGCACAGACGAGCAGTAAGTGttacagaatgtgtgtgtttgcattccCGGTGCGTGATCACGGTGACATCAGTGCGGCTGTTACCTATCTCCGTGATGTCAGGAAAATCCCGTCATGCACATGTGTTTTCGTTCACCCtcaccagctgctggctgtccCTGGAACACGGCCTCATCTGGAGTTTCTTCGGCCCCGTGtgcctcatcatcatcatcaacgtCTTCTTTTTCATCGTCACCGTCTGGAGGCTCGCCCAGAAGTTCACCAGCCTCAACCCAGACTTCTCCAAGCTACACAAAATCAAGTCAgtctgcgtgtttgtttgtttgcgtgtgcctttttttttttcttcttttttctttttttgtgtttctgctcccGCTCATGTAAACTTGGAAGTGATGTGACCCAAACGTTTTCCACTGCACAAGCAAACACTGCGTTAAGCCTAAGTTGGTCAAACGGGGGACAGCTTTGGGAGCTGAAAAGTGGATGGAAAGAATGTGAGAGTTTTGTGGGGGAAAATGGAGAGAATGTTTTCATAGTACCGACTCTGCTTTCTAATGGGGTGCTACTGAGGGActcccaccccccccccccaactccaTATATGCGTGCTCATTTTTTACTCCACTCAGTCACTGTATTTGGAAACAAAGCTGTACAAATATGTGCAGCTGCAAAACACATCTAAGCTTAAATAAcgaaaaaagggaaaagaatcCATCCCTGGATAGACTGATTCATCAATCAGTGAAGTTCAGTTTAGTTCAGTGAATTGGGAATATGAGCGCACTGTATCGATGTGGAGGGAGTTGTTTCTTAGTTAAACATGGTTTAGTTTAGTTGCTTAGTTGCTAGTTTAGTTGCTTAGTTTAGTTGCTGGCTGGAGTTATCGATATGGCATCCACATTTCTGGATTAATCTTGGCAGCAGCGGCGGAGACAGGGTGTCTGAGGGGCAGGACGACAGATGTATGTGGATGGGAACAAGCGTTGAGAAAACCGGGATAAATTTATAGTAAGAGTGAATGGCACCCTACAAggcattttattaattttttggcactggaagggcacctcagagggcactttatcaaTGTTTATCTAACACAGAGACATCCAAAAGGGCCCTTTTGTGGTGTAACTGTATCTTGATGTTAATTATGTTGTGAATTATTCATGGGAATAAGAGGGATGCGTCTCCAAATGCAACAAAGGGCCCATTCAGAGCACATTGCTGGAAACAGTCTTTAAAATCTGAGAGGATTTTTTTGCCTTTATATCTATCAGTTGGCTTTCCTTCTTCCACCAACTTTAATAGACAGTAAGCTGTTGAGAAAATGTCTCTGTTCTGTAGCTGCTTTGCTGGGGACTTGTCccccttctctttccttttcatgcTTCTGGGGTTTTCCAGATACTGCAGTGGTAACTGAGTCATCCACGTGTTTGCCCTCATGTTAATCTTTGCTTTCACTCTCTATCTGTTGCCCTCTCCTCTGACTCCCCACCACCCTCCACCCCAATTCCGTCTGCAGAGCTTTCACAGTGACAGCTATCGCCCAGATGTGTATACTCGGTCTGATGTGGGTGTTCGGGGCCTTCATGTTTGAAGAGGGCCCCATCGCGGTGGTGTATATCTTCACTATCCTCAACAGCCTGCAGGGAGCGCTGGTCTTCATCATGCACTGTTTGCTGTCTAAACAGGTAAGATACAGTagagctgcgtgtgtgtgtgtgtatgcatgaggctaatatgaacaaaacagaaataatgataaaaaaaaaatgtaggaacaaatgaaagacaaaaatctCAGACTATATTGGaatctcttttgtttcctctaatgttctgctgccctctgcaggTGAGAGAGGAGTACGCCCACTTCCTCTCATGCATCTgcacaccacagaagaagagataCTCAGATTTCAGCAGTACCAATCCCTCCAGCAGCCAGTCACAAGTAAGTATAAAGTGAGCTCACCCTGagtcacacacagaagcacTCTAAGTGCTGCCCTACACTTATcagacatttacagtaaaacacacacgaAACAAATGATCATCTTGTATAATATGATGCATTATTAAAGATCAAGTGGCCTAACATTATGTAAGTTAAATGTTGCTCCTCCTTGACCAACTACAGCATGAAAAGGCTGGTTACACATTAATAACCGCTTTAGCCAGAGCATATCTCAAActcacagacatttattttgaattattgtCCAAGTCCTAAAGATACCAAGGAACAGTATATGCTAAACAATAAATactgttcatttcatttcatgtaacAGTGAAGTCAGAAATGAACAACATACActgtacataaacaaacatttacttaAATATTTGAGAAAAGATATCCTGATGTGTCAGATTTCTAGGCAACGATTCAAACTGATCTGCTGCcataaaatgcaacattttttttgtcttcttgatTAATGAACATTTGCTGTCTGCACAAAACCTCGAGGGAAATCATTTCCTGTAATTGCGTCACAATAAATGACAGCTAATGTTTTAACAGCCAAATTTTTTCATGTGAATCAGGAGGAaggaaatgtaggaaatgtCGGATATGCTTTGATGATTAGATGGTGAACTGTAAGCAGTGACATTTACATACATGTGATAAATTTACATTCTGCAACTTTAGGCCAGTGCCTAAACCCCACTGACACTGAGAGCTACTTTACAGAAAAGTAATTGAAGCAATGGAGCTGCAATTGAATGGCGGTTTTGAAAACATGCAGACCATAAATAGCTAGTTTATAAAAAATGTAGGGAAATATTTGGAGCTTTAGGGTTTAAGTGCTCAATGCATCAATCATCCAgtaaaattatatatttaataatatgGCATTAACACTTATTTTGCATCATACATACTTTTACATGGTACATTGTGTTTGTAATGCTTAATTGTTACAAAAAGTAAATAGAACTTTGAATGTCACACCTTTACCTACTTTTACGtaacaacatattttttaacattaattaCTTTTACGTAAACAAAATCATTCCCCTTCCACTTCTGCTAATACATGACATATGAAGTCTTATGTTGTTTCTGAACATGTGCCCTTTGTGTTCATTCAGGGTTCACGCAGTGGACAGCACACCGGAGAATCCCAGATATGAGGCACTCTGTCTTTTTATTCCACCCCAAAGACAGACTGTCACACCCATCTGGGTGAAGTTAGGCCTGACTGTAAAGGTTTGGATCACTTCgaataaaaattcagtcattatttactcaccTTGCAGTCAGCTGAATCCGATTCTAGTTTTATTGTGCCATTACACCCCCTCCCTGCAACATACCGGTAACTTGCAAAACATGTTTCTAATATGCAAAATTATGTACATCTTTTTTTGGGAATcgtctcaaaaacaaaaaaacttcacaaAAAGGACTTAAGAAAGAAACATCATGTGAAAGGTAAAGCGGTAAATAGTACGGAACCCCTGCCTTAAACAGATTTCTAATAAGTTAAATCTCAGGCCTTTCACACCCAATTAAGTTAATGGAaccaaatattttacaaatcaaAAACCATAAATACAAATTCTCTGATATGTGGTCTTTGTCCTctaaaaatgtgcttcttttcCTCTACAATAATGTTCCACAGTGCTTTGAAGGGTTATCAAGTTGTattgatgatgactgaatttttattctTGTGTGAACTGATTCTCTAACTGTGtgctcagcagcagacacaaagTAGCCAACTTCTAAAAGTGCACATTCAGGAATTGAAAGTGAAGATATTTCAGTAGCTTATCAGTTCAACCAAAATATACCACAATCACACAATAAGCTGTATTCCATTTGGAGAGAATAAAAGTGATAATTATAGAAGCTATTTATTTTAAGTGCAGACTATAAAGTCTACATTGTGTGGACTGCAAGAAAATATGAGTGATGCTCTTAATGTTTAAAGCACGAGCAAACAGTTTGCGCTGTATTTTCTATAAATGTTTGATGTAAAAATAAGGGTGGGTGTGCTTTTCCTAATAGGACCTTTGCATAAAGTATTTGTTTCCATGTTGTTATGGCAAAGAACTGACTGACTCAGTCAACTGACTGATGATGCAAATGGCCCGTGAAGTGCCTCCGATGTTCACATCACATTCCAGCAACTCCACTGTGGGCTCCTGCAAGGATTTTACATCAGTTCTTATTtggttttaaacaaaataagtgatgtttttaatcacttGTGGctatttttaaagtaatttatcTTGGTTTGCCATTGAGCTTTGCCTTTTGTCACTGGTGTATTATATTTTTGCTTGAAGAGATCTACCaagaaaacaaatccagcaATTCACAGAAACAGACCCACCCTTTCTGATAAGCCTGCAGCTTCCTGCAATCAAACTGTGTTTATGGAATAAGATTCCATTTTGTTATCATGTTTTCTTATTATAGCTGTTCACCTCCGCATGTTGTTTGTGACTGAAAGGCATCACAAGCCTGAAATGAGAGCTTGTTTTTTTACGGTCTAATGGGATTTATACAGACCTTTGTCTGCGTTTGTTCATTTTATTGCACTTTTTCCTTGGTGAAAATGATAATCCAGCACATCTTCACTCACACAGTGCATGGGAGAATCTAGAAGACTTGATCAGCAGCCTCACGTCCAAACCTGAACAGTTTACGTGTTGTAATAAAGCTAtcattaatatatttttatattgtctattttatagAAATTGATCAGCTGGTGTCAAAGATATTGATCTTCAAAGCTAAAAAAGATGGAGACCTCTTGGATTCCAAATCAATCATGTTATGGGATTGGTTTTGTCTTTtggctgtttgtttatatttaaattgCCTGATTAAGGCCAtgcatgttttgattttaaaacaccTAAACTGTTCTCCGGTTCTTACGTGGGACTGCACTTTCTGTGACCATTGTTACCTTTATTCATGCATTGcgaaatgtattttatgtgaaAAAGCTACGTGCATTACGCAGCATTTTGTGAATGTAAGAATCGTATTGTTAGAATATATTATAGGTGTTGTAGTTTGAAGGTATATGAACTTATTTTTCTACTTTgatttgttgtatgtttttgggtactgttttctttaaagaatATGCACCACAAATTTTATTAAAGCTTCAACTTcttaaaaacaagtgtgtggTTTGTTAACAGTCTGGAGCTatgaaaactgaatatcttcacTGCTGGTgggacaaaaacactgaataagTGCTTTCAGCTCTGTCATGGgcatatttcacacatttctgtcattttatcgATGAAATTATCAAGCAATTaacttatttttacattttttattgtaatgGGTGGTTTTAAATCATCACATATTCCCTAATTTGTATTGAGTGggtatcattttaaaatttttacACATGCATAATTTTTATGAATGCCATGTGGAGGGCATCTTTACAGGTTATACTTTACATACATTAaacttttacacattaaagaTTATACTATTCTATCACACATAGTACTGCATCATAATGCAACTGGTAAATGTTATTGATACTGTGTTGGTGTAAATGAATCACAAATTCCTCCATATCAAGCTGAAGGAACCAGTTTGAAATGCTACCTAGACCTAATTTGCATGATAAAATGTACAACTGTTCGAGACCTTCAGGCGGATGTTTCATGAGGAGGACAGGTCATGGATATATGAACTCCATAATTTACTACGAATCAATGGGCAGCCGTGACTCCAACCAGCCACCACCATGTGGATGACTTAAAGATGTCACTGACTACCTGGTCAGCAACAGAATCACCAGTGAGGACCTCAGTTACGCTAGTATTACAACAAGTGAGACTCCTGCTACTGAGACAGCATGTGAGGTGGTGAGTGACTTCAAACTTTAtgctttttaatcatttctgctgctcaAGACAAACCTGAGCTGTCAGCTGGTCGAGGTTTTTGAGAGGTTCCCTGTTATATCCCCTCAGGTGCCCTGGTAGTTTGGTGGGCACCATCTGTACACCTGAAGGGTGGGGGAGCACACACGGTGTGGCACTCATCGTTGGCACAAGTCACACTGATCTCCTTCTCTGTTGGAGAACAGGACTTGGCTACAACATGGGTCCAACTGATGTCCCTCCATGTTGTTGTCCAGGCTCGTGACCTATCCATGGCAGCATGGTGGTGCAGTGGTCTGCTGCTGCGTCACAGCAAGAAGCTTCTTGGTTCTTGGATCTGGAATCTCCATCTTCTTCCCTGGGTTACCTGGGTTTCCACCAGGTAATCTGGTTTCCCCCACCATCAGAACATGAACACTGGATAAATTCTCTAGTCAGTGCCCCTGAGCAAGGCACTGCCTAAAATCCTGAGCTGGACCCTGGGTGTGCACGCTGCCCACTGCTCCCTGAGGATGGGTTAATGTGGAGTAACAGATTCACTGTGATGTACATTGTGCGATAAGTGACATAAATCaagattcttcttctcttactACTATCTTGGAAAATGGTCTGTAAATACATACGTACAGTCACTGTAGTCTGAAGTGACATTGACATCGGCCGTTAATTTGCATTTTGGAAATATGAGAAATCTGCAAACTTCATTATctcagttgtcattttcagctgtaactgATTTACATATAATAGTTAAACAGGTTTTTAACATACTGTGCTCAAAGACCACTGGGACTTGTTTGTAGCAACTGTTTTCAAATTTTGACATAGCTGGAGCTAGGGTTGACTAACAAGTCAATGACTGAGGGTTagatttaaaatattcatgaaaaatacaaattctaccaaaatccaacaaaacaa includes:
- the LOC119026121 gene encoding adhesion G protein-coupled receptor E5 isoform X2, which encodes MGPGRELLTLGLLYMAGICFSCEPGFSKIGPKCFDINECEEIPDSCGDNTECFNTNGSYYCQCKPGFKNHKGTLNFTAVNGQCLDYNECLDSVNICGLGGNCSNRIGSYECICQFGYTNHNSREPCIDINECNEAEREGKDLCGAEGTCKNTDGGYRCRCTKGYTNYGNDRTRCSKLTCNSFNANSGPAPSLGGLADIVVMMRNSCLALSNPSGEVKADGEALLEKLFTATEAILTPGHLDSSEDVSQLLGTVENAIMLIGPQLKHNRTKIETTETDAEIAVQRGQTRPTGQIHLTNENAALDTDWTTAAGTESYPDFAMAALLSYKNLEISVNQSFEELTGRENDIAVPSSLNVSSKVVSVVVSNPSTQNLNSPIKITLRHLQDREESRELKYICAYWSERGTWSTDGCYHQHSNATHTVCTSEHLSSFAVLMALYPMKHTFGLKLVSMIGLIVSLLCLILCILTFKFCRSIQGTRTTIHLHLCICLFLADLIFLAGISQTTPKGGCRFVAALLHYFFLGVFTWMLLEGVQLYRMVVLVFNATIRPLYLFLSGYGTPLAIVIISGIIRPQGYGTDEHCWLSLEHGLIWSFFGPVCLIIIINVFFFIVTVWRLAQKFTSLNPDFSKLHKIKAFTVTAIAQMCILGLMWVFGAFMFEEGPIAVVYIFTILNSLQGALVFIMHCLLSKQVREEYAHFLSCICTPQKKRYSDFSSTNPSSSQSQGSRSGQHTGESQI
- the LOC119026121 gene encoding adhesion G protein-coupled receptor E5 isoform X1 — protein: MGPGRELLTLGLLYMAGICFSCEPGFSKIGPKCFDINECEEIPDSCGDNTECFNTNGSYYCQCKPGFKNHKGTLNFTAVNGQCLDYNECLDSVNICGLGGNCSNRIGSYECICQFGYTNHNSREPCIDINECNEAEREGKDLCGAEGTCKNTDGGYRCRCTKGYTNYGNDRTRCSKLTCNSFNANSGPAPSLGGLADIVVMMRNSCLALSNPSGEVKADGEALLEKLFTATEAILTPGHLDSSEDVSQLLGTVENAIMLIGPQLKHNRTKIETTETVDAEIAVQRGQTRPTGQIHLTNENAALDTDWTTAAGTESYPDFAMAALLSYKNLEISVNQSFEELTGRENDIAVPSSLNVSSKVVSVVVSNPSTQNLNSPIKITLRHLQDREESRELKYICAYWSERGTWSTDGCYHQHSNATHTVCTSEHLSSFAVLMALYPMKHTFGLKLVSMIGLIVSLLCLILCILTFKFCRSIQGTRTTIHLHLCICLFLADLIFLAGISQTTPKGGCRFVAALLHYFFLGVFTWMLLEGVQLYRMVVLVFNATIRPLYLFLSGYGTPLAIVIISGIIRPQGYGTDEHCWLSLEHGLIWSFFGPVCLIIIINVFFFIVTVWRLAQKFTSLNPDFSKLHKIKAFTVTAIAQMCILGLMWVFGAFMFEEGPIAVVYIFTILNSLQGALVFIMHCLLSKQVREEYAHFLSCICTPQKKRYSDFSSTNPSSSQSQGSRSGQHTGESQI